From Bordetella flabilis, the proteins below share one genomic window:
- a CDS encoding zinc-dependent alcohol dehydrogenase family protein: MKALRLKSFGGPEAFELGDVPKPVPDTGQVLVRVHATSINPLDYQVRRGDYSDLVQLPAITGHDISGVIEAVGPGVTTFSPGDEVWYTPQIFGGPGSYAEYHVAAEGIIGKKPPSLSHLEAASLTLVGGTAWEALVVRAALKVGESILVHGGAGGVGHVAIQLAKAMGARVFTTVREANFDFARSLGADVVIDYGNEDYVDAVMRETGGRGVDVVFDTIGGNTLTRSPDVLAQLGRVVTIVDIAQPQNVVQAWGKNASYHFVFTRQNRGKLDELSALVERGQLRPHVGAVYSLADIPLAHALLETPNNGVRGKIAIAVEPSAHPASADFRP, from the coding sequence ATGAAAGCGTTAAGACTTAAATCATTTGGAGGCCCGGAAGCGTTTGAACTTGGCGACGTGCCCAAGCCTGTGCCGGACACGGGACAAGTCCTGGTCCGGGTACATGCAACCTCCATCAATCCGTTGGATTACCAAGTCCGACGTGGCGATTATTCCGACTTGGTGCAACTACCGGCTATTACCGGACACGACATATCTGGCGTTATCGAGGCGGTCGGACCGGGTGTGACGACTTTCTCTCCAGGGGACGAAGTCTGGTACACCCCGCAAATATTTGGGGGGCCTGGGAGTTATGCCGAGTACCACGTTGCTGCGGAAGGGATTATCGGCAAGAAGCCTCCCTCGCTGAGCCATCTTGAGGCCGCAAGCTTGACCCTGGTTGGCGGGACGGCGTGGGAAGCATTGGTCGTTCGTGCGGCGCTGAAAGTGGGGGAAAGCATTCTGGTACACGGCGGCGCCGGAGGGGTCGGTCATGTGGCGATCCAGCTGGCAAAAGCCATGGGGGCAAGAGTGTTCACGACCGTGCGTGAAGCAAACTTTGACTTCGCACGAAGTTTGGGTGCGGATGTGGTCATCGACTACGGGAACGAAGATTATGTCGACGCCGTCATGCGCGAAACGGGTGGCCGCGGAGTCGATGTCGTGTTCGACACCATTGGCGGTAACACGTTGACGCGCAGCCCCGACGTGCTCGCACAACTTGGCCGCGTTGTCACGATCGTGGACATTGCGCAGCCACAAAACGTCGTTCAGGCCTGGGGCAAGAACGCGAGTTATCACTTCGTGTTCACAAGACAAAACCGCGGCAAGCTCGATGAGTTGAGCGCATTGGTAGAGCGCGGTCAGCTGCGGCCTCACGTGGGCGCCGTCTACTCGCTTGCCGACATTCCGCTCGCCCATGCCCTGCTGGAGACACCCAACAACGGTGTTCGAGGAAAAATCGCGATAGCGGTCGAGCCATCGGCTCACCCGGCGAGTGCGGACTTTCGACCATAG
- a CDS encoding ArsR/SmtB family transcription factor, giving the protein MELLEIFKALSNRTRLEILKGLKDPAKNFPPQDEGDVLTVGVCVSSIQEGVGLSQSTVSDYLATLQRAGLVEVRRIGQWTYYKRNEATISALAEIIGKEL; this is encoded by the coding sequence ATGGAATTGCTCGAAATATTCAAAGCCCTCTCAAACCGCACGCGCCTGGAAATCTTGAAAGGTTTGAAGGATCCCGCGAAGAACTTCCCTCCACAGGATGAAGGTGACGTTCTAACAGTAGGAGTCTGCGTCAGCAGTATTCAAGAAGGCGTCGGACTGTCGCAGTCGACGGTGTCCGATTATCTAGCCACTCTGCAACGCGCAGGCTTGGTCGAAGTCAGGCGCATCGGCCAGTGGACCTACTATAAGCGGAACGAAGCAACCATCAGTGCGCTTGCCGAGATCATAGGCAAAGAGCTGTGA
- the gorA gene encoding glutathione-disulfide reductase, translating into MKPERFDYDLFLIGAGSGGVRAARMAAQHGVRVAVAEAAALGGTCVNAGCIPKKLLSYAAGYAEAFHESAGYGWHGQAPVLDWEALKAARAAELARLNGVYARLLASSGVQVIAGRGRLEGPHTVVVGGNRYTARHIVVATGGVPYVPDLPGRELAVTSDRMFDLPRIPRRLAVVGAGYIACEFASIFRGLGVEVTLVHRGNHLLDGFDADVRRFLAEEMGRKGIDIKLNWTVESLARGDDGGLTLTSGMGATCDADVVLFATGRVPNTANLGLESAGVQLDDKGAIVVDENYRTNLTSVHAIGDVSSRKQLTPVALAEAMALVECLFGAGRLSVDYDFIPTAVFTHPNVGTVGQTEAEARAASGQDGVIVYRSDFRALRHTLSGSGERTLVKLVVDKATDRVIGLHMVGPDAGEVIQGFAVALRAGATKALFDSTIGVHPTVAEEFVTLRQPATDH; encoded by the coding sequence ATGAAACCGGAACGTTTCGACTACGACCTGTTTTTGATCGGCGCGGGCAGCGGTGGCGTCCGGGCCGCGCGCATGGCGGCACAGCATGGCGTGCGCGTGGCCGTGGCCGAGGCCGCCGCGCTTGGCGGGACCTGTGTCAACGCCGGCTGCATTCCAAAGAAGCTGCTGAGCTACGCGGCCGGCTATGCGGAGGCCTTTCACGAATCGGCCGGATACGGTTGGCACGGCCAGGCTCCGGTGCTGGACTGGGAGGCGCTGAAGGCGGCTCGCGCCGCCGAGCTCGCTCGCCTGAACGGCGTCTACGCCAGGCTGCTTGCCTCGTCCGGCGTGCAGGTGATCGCGGGCCGGGGCCGGCTCGAGGGTCCCCATACGGTGGTCGTGGGCGGAAACCGATACACCGCGCGGCACATCGTCGTGGCGACCGGGGGTGTGCCCTACGTGCCAGACCTTCCCGGCCGCGAACTTGCGGTGACGTCCGATCGCATGTTTGATCTGCCGCGCATCCCGCGCCGGCTGGCAGTGGTCGGCGCCGGCTACATCGCCTGCGAATTCGCCTCTATTTTCCGCGGCCTAGGCGTGGAAGTCACGCTGGTGCACCGCGGCAACCACCTGCTCGACGGCTTCGACGCGGATGTGCGCCGGTTCCTCGCCGAAGAAATGGGCCGTAAAGGCATCGATATCAAGCTGAATTGGACCGTGGAGTCCCTCGCCCGCGGGGATGACGGCGGCCTTACCTTGACTAGCGGCATGGGGGCGACGTGCGATGCCGACGTCGTCTTGTTCGCCACCGGACGCGTGCCCAATACCGCGAATCTTGGGTTGGAGTCGGCCGGCGTACAGCTCGACGACAAGGGCGCGATTGTGGTGGATGAAAACTACCGAACCAATCTCACGTCGGTCCATGCCATCGGCGACGTGTCATCGCGCAAGCAACTTACGCCGGTGGCACTGGCTGAGGCGATGGCGCTGGTCGAATGCCTGTTCGGCGCTGGCCGGCTTTCCGTGGACTACGACTTCATCCCGACGGCAGTCTTCACCCATCCCAATGTCGGCACCGTGGGACAGACCGAAGCAGAAGCGCGCGCCGCCTCGGGGCAGGATGGGGTGATCGTATATCGCTCCGACTTCCGCGCGCTGCGACACACCCTTTCGGGCAGCGGGGAAAGAACGCTGGTGAAATTGGTGGTGGACAAGGCAACCGACCGGGTGATCGGCTTGCATATGGTGGGCCCGGACGCGGGCGAGGTGATCCAGGGCTTCGCAGTCGCGTTGCGCGCCGGCGCGACCAAGGCGCTGTTTGATAGCACCATAGGGGTTCATCCCACCGTGGCGGAAGAATTCGTCACTTTAAGGCAGCCGGCGACAGATCATTGA
- a CDS encoding glutathione S-transferase family protein — translation MKLYYAVGTCSMAVHLLLEEIGEPFERHLLRFSAGDQKKPEYLAINPKGKVPALQTEDGVITEMPVICHYLAHRFPQARLLPDAFMPRVRAMEMLDYIAATVHMRGFSRLANPAAFSPDGDPHRVSSDGRKFVEDGLGIMEAALGDRPFALGQQFSILDAGYFLIEWWAGRREIGLPPAMEAHYERMLTRPAVRRMLADEDKYR, via the coding sequence ATGAAGCTCTACTACGCTGTCGGCACATGTTCCATGGCTGTCCATCTGCTACTCGAAGAAATCGGCGAGCCGTTCGAGCGCCATCTGCTGCGTTTTTCCGCGGGCGACCAGAAGAAGCCCGAATACCTGGCGATCAACCCGAAGGGCAAGGTGCCCGCATTGCAAACAGAGGACGGTGTCATTACCGAGATGCCGGTGATCTGCCATTACCTGGCCCACCGCTTCCCACAGGCCAGGCTGTTGCCCGATGCATTCATGCCCAGAGTTCGAGCCATGGAAATGCTCGACTACATCGCCGCTACGGTGCACATGCGCGGCTTCAGCCGCCTGGCCAATCCGGCCGCGTTTTCGCCGGATGGCGACCCGCACCGGGTGAGCAGTGATGGCCGCAAGTTCGTCGAGGACGGACTGGGCATCATGGAGGCTGCATTGGGGGATAGACCCTTCGCGTTGGGACAGCAGTTCAGCATCCTGGATGCCGGCTACTTCCTGATCGAGTGGTGGGCAGGCAGGCGCGAGATCGGCCTGCCGCCGGCAATGGAGGCCCACTACGAACGCATGCTGACTCGTCCTGCCGTGCGGCGCATGCTGGCCGACGAAGACAAATATCGCTGA
- a CDS encoding LysR family transcriptional regulator: MELRQLRYFAQAAQDRSISKAAQALHIVQPALTAQIKALEEELGVRLLDRSPMGVSLTPAGAKVLKQANDILARVGRLLQDARGRPASTQSRVVRVGIPNAMTGAFAGQLIQAARQELGVAVEIVESMSGFLLEWLKSQRIDVGLLFAGQAAHGLDTRPLLQEALHLAGPPGALRVRRPVEMGDLGSYPLILPSARHGLGKLVRMHAREYGVRLNIQTTVDSVTEIKHLVGLGQGYSILAPLAMQAELARRALSSAPIRNPGMPRVLVTATLKKLDPQSAAAQVRNLIHELDMQTPRLRAA; this comes from the coding sequence ATGGAACTGCGACAACTCCGTTATTTCGCGCAAGCGGCGCAGGATCGCAGCATCTCCAAGGCGGCGCAGGCTCTGCATATCGTGCAACCGGCACTGACGGCGCAGATCAAGGCGCTGGAGGAAGAACTGGGGGTGCGCCTGCTGGATCGCAGCCCAATGGGAGTGAGCCTGACGCCCGCCGGCGCCAAGGTGCTGAAACAGGCCAATGACATCCTCGCCCGCGTCGGGCGCCTGCTTCAGGATGCGCGCGGCCGCCCCGCCTCCACCCAGTCCCGCGTGGTGCGGGTCGGAATCCCCAACGCGATGACGGGCGCCTTCGCGGGCCAGTTGATCCAGGCCGCCCGCCAGGAGCTTGGTGTAGCGGTGGAAATCGTCGAAAGCATGTCCGGCTTCTTGCTCGAATGGCTCAAGAGTCAGCGCATCGATGTCGGCCTGCTCTTCGCCGGCCAGGCGGCGCACGGGCTGGACACCCGTCCGCTGCTCCAGGAAGCCTTGCACCTGGCCGGCCCACCCGGCGCCCTGCGGGTGCGCCGGCCGGTCGAAATGGGTGATCTGGGAAGCTATCCCCTGATCCTGCCCAGCGCACGCCACGGCCTGGGCAAGCTGGTCAGGATGCACGCCCGCGAATATGGTGTGCGCTTGAACATCCAGACCACCGTGGACTCGGTTACCGAGATCAAGCATCTTGTCGGGCTGGGCCAGGGTTATTCGATACTTGCGCCTCTCGCCATGCAGGCTGAACTCGCCCGGCGCGCACTATCGAGCGCGCCGATCCGCAACCCTGGCATGCCCCGCGTACTCGTTACCGCCACGCTGAAGAAGCTGGACCCGCAAAGCGCGGCCGCCCAGGTCCGTAACCTGATCCACGAGCTCGACATGCAAACGCCCCGCTTGAGGGCGGCCTAG
- a CDS encoding iron-containing alcohol dehydrogenase: MNLTEFRSVPEILFGAGLARRLGDVLARRCKGRRVFVATDAGFHGTGLLRQPLDSLGEAGFTVTLFTGVVADPPTEVVQHAVRCCRDADCDVVLGVGGGSSMDVAKLVAALALTGQDISDAYGIDRLAGPRLPLMQMPTTAGTGSEATPVAIVTTGAQSKMGVVSPLLLCDIALLDPSLTLGLPAGVTAATGVDAMVHAVEAYTSRLRKNPLSDQAAREALRLLGRAIERACEDGADLHARSDMLLGAMLAGQAFANAPVAAVHALAYPVGALFHIPHGVSNALMLGPVLRFNAEAAARPYAELAALLIPNAIGSDTDRALALADYFEALITRLKLPVHLSDVGISAADLPTLAEQAMQQQRLLVNNPRTVELADALALYQRAY, translated from the coding sequence ATGAATCTGACCGAATTTCGCAGCGTGCCGGAAATCCTGTTTGGCGCCGGGCTCGCTCGCCGTCTTGGGGACGTGCTGGCCAGGCGGTGCAAAGGCCGTCGCGTCTTCGTGGCAACCGACGCGGGCTTTCATGGGACCGGGCTGCTTCGGCAACCGCTGGACTCGCTCGGCGAAGCCGGATTCACAGTGACGCTTTTCACCGGTGTGGTCGCCGATCCGCCCACTGAGGTTGTGCAGCACGCCGTCCGTTGCTGCCGGGACGCGGACTGCGACGTGGTCTTGGGCGTGGGAGGAGGATCCTCGATGGACGTGGCCAAGCTGGTGGCCGCGCTCGCCCTCACGGGGCAGGATATTTCCGACGCCTACGGTATCGACCGCCTGGCGGGTCCGCGCCTGCCGTTGATGCAAATGCCCACGACCGCCGGTACCGGATCCGAAGCCACGCCGGTAGCTATCGTCACGACAGGCGCGCAAAGCAAGATGGGTGTCGTGTCGCCGCTGCTGTTGTGCGACATTGCGCTGCTCGATCCGAGCCTGACGTTGGGTCTGCCCGCCGGCGTCACCGCGGCGACCGGCGTGGACGCCATGGTGCATGCTGTCGAGGCGTACACCAGCCGGCTGCGCAAGAATCCGCTATCGGATCAGGCCGCGCGCGAGGCGCTGCGGTTGCTCGGCCGCGCCATCGAGCGCGCCTGCGAAGACGGCGCGGATCTGCACGCCCGATCCGACATGCTGCTCGGAGCCATGCTGGCGGGACAGGCCTTCGCCAACGCGCCGGTCGCAGCCGTACACGCCCTGGCCTATCCAGTGGGGGCACTATTTCACATCCCGCATGGCGTCTCCAACGCGCTCATGCTTGGCCCGGTCCTGCGTTTCAACGCCGAGGCGGCCGCGCGGCCTTATGCCGAGCTGGCCGCCCTTCTCATTCCCAACGCCATAGGCAGTGATACGGATCGGGCACTCGCCCTGGCAGATTACTTCGAGGCGCTGATCACCCGCCTCAAATTGCCTGTGCACCTGAGTGACGTTGGCATTTCCGCAGCCGACCTCCCGACACTGGCCGAACAAGCCATGCAGCAGCAGCGGCTGCTCGTCAATAATCCTCGCACTGTCGAATTGGCCGATGCGCTGGCGCTGTACCAGCGTGCATATTGA
- a CDS encoding mandelate racemase/muconate lactonizing enzyme family protein produces the protein MKITNIETMACDAGWRDYHFLKITTDTGIVGWSEYDEGYGSPGVTSVIEYFKPLLMGRSPANHEEFYADAFGRTRPAAGGVVSEGIGAIENALLDAKAKWLNVPCYELLGGKIRDRVRVYWSHAMSWRVRYPEYYGNPITSLDGVREMGAHVRRSGFTALKTNLFLHEGGPLRQWRPGISSPFYPELNVDRIVLRNLREHLDALRDGAGPDMDILIDLNFNARTEGLLRILRETSSHDLFWVEIDSQNPKALAYVRSQSRHPISSCETLLGGRQLLPFLQEEAVDVAIIDAVWNGVWQSMKMAALADIHDVNIAPHNFYGHLCTMMNAHFACAVANFRIMETDVDRLPWDKELFTHEPEYQDGHLIVPSRPGWGTEPVEEAIRARPPKTAAAKH, from the coding sequence ATGAAAATAACGAATATCGAGACAATGGCATGCGACGCAGGATGGCGCGACTACCATTTCCTGAAAATCACGACTGACACGGGTATCGTCGGCTGGAGCGAATACGACGAGGGCTACGGTTCGCCGGGGGTCACCAGTGTCATCGAGTATTTCAAGCCGCTGCTCATGGGCCGATCGCCCGCCAACCATGAGGAGTTCTATGCCGATGCGTTCGGCCGGACGCGGCCCGCTGCTGGCGGAGTGGTGTCCGAGGGCATCGGCGCCATCGAGAACGCGCTGCTCGACGCCAAGGCGAAATGGCTGAATGTCCCTTGCTACGAATTACTGGGCGGCAAGATCCGCGACCGGGTGCGAGTTTATTGGTCACACGCGATGTCGTGGCGGGTCAGGTATCCCGAGTATTACGGAAACCCGATAACCTCCCTCGACGGCGTGCGCGAAATGGGCGCCCATGTACGCAGGAGCGGATTCACCGCACTCAAGACCAACCTGTTTCTGCACGAAGGGGGCCCGCTGCGGCAATGGCGGCCCGGCATCTCGTCGCCCTTCTACCCCGAGCTTAACGTCGACCGGATAGTACTGCGCAATTTGCGCGAACATCTGGACGCGCTGCGCGACGGCGCCGGTCCCGATATGGATATCCTTATCGACCTGAATTTCAATGCCAGGACGGAAGGACTGCTGCGGATTCTTCGCGAGACTTCCTCCCACGACCTGTTCTGGGTGGAAATCGACTCGCAGAATCCCAAGGCACTGGCATACGTGCGCAGCCAAAGCAGGCATCCCATCAGTTCTTGCGAGACCCTGCTGGGCGGCCGGCAGCTCCTTCCCTTCCTGCAAGAGGAGGCCGTGGATGTGGCCATCATCGATGCGGTGTGGAACGGCGTATGGCAGTCCATGAAAATGGCGGCTTTGGCGGACATCCACGACGTCAATATAGCCCCGCATAATTTTTACGGGCATCTGTGCACGATGATGAATGCGCATTTCGCCTGCGCGGTGGCCAACTTCCGCATCATGGAAACGGACGTAGACCGGCTTCCCTGGGACAAGGAGTTGTTCACCCATGAACCCGAGTACCAGGACGGTCACCTCATCGTTCCCAGCCGTCCCGGATGGGGCACCGAGCCGGTCGAGGAAGCCATACGTGCGCGGCCGCCCAAGACTGCGGCGGCCAAGCATTGA
- a CDS encoding LysR family transcriptional regulator: MAVADHGSITAAAEVLFLSVPAVSAHITDLEADYRCELLDRRRKPARLNEAGRSLALRAREIIQQYDRLHEAVLDQPDISGVLTLGASVTVLTNVIPPALQTLMRTHPRLQIQMQYARPGTLLEQLSHGEIDAAVIGQPRGYVSNVKWTKFAREPILVIAPPHARGKTDETLLREFPYIRYGKQFWVSHEIEEHLTRRRIALRPSMVVESREAIEVMVRHGLGVSIVPQSDPTIARFYGLRIVPLGKPPMMRDVGLAERISGPKERLIAALFETLKTTARQGRAQRATSRTKTSAGKN, translated from the coding sequence GTGGCCGTGGCGGATCATGGAAGCATCACGGCCGCCGCCGAAGTGCTGTTTCTCAGCGTGCCGGCCGTCAGCGCGCATATCACCGATCTTGAAGCCGACTACCGTTGCGAGCTGCTGGATCGCCGTCGTAAGCCCGCACGCCTGAACGAGGCCGGCCGCTCGCTTGCGCTGCGGGCGCGAGAGATCATCCAGCAGTACGACAGATTGCACGAGGCGGTACTGGACCAGCCGGATATCTCGGGCGTCCTCACACTGGGCGCGTCGGTCACGGTGCTGACGAACGTTATTCCACCCGCGCTGCAAACGCTGATGCGCACACACCCTCGGCTGCAGATTCAAATGCAGTACGCGCGTCCCGGCACACTGCTCGAGCAGCTCTCCCACGGGGAGATAGACGCCGCCGTCATCGGCCAGCCCCGCGGCTACGTCTCAAATGTGAAGTGGACCAAGTTCGCGCGCGAGCCAATCCTGGTGATTGCGCCGCCCCATGCGCGCGGGAAGACCGACGAAACCCTGTTGCGCGAGTTTCCGTATATCCGGTATGGCAAGCAGTTCTGGGTGAGCCATGAAATCGAGGAGCACCTTACCCGGCGCCGCATCGCCCTGCGTCCTAGTATGGTCGTCGAATCGCGCGAAGCGATCGAAGTCATGGTGCGCCATGGCCTGGGCGTCTCTATCGTCCCGCAGTCCGACCCTACCATCGCACGATTCTACGGCCTTCGCATCGTGCCATTGGGCAAACCGCCCATGATGCGCGACGTAGGCTTGGCGGAACGCATTAGCGGCCCCAAGGAGCGGCTGATCGCCGCGCTGTTCGAGACATTGAAGACCACCGCCCGCCAAGGCCGTGCGCAGCGCGCAACAAGTCGGACGAAAACCTCTGCCGGCAAAAATTGA
- a CDS encoding Bug family tripartite tricarboxylate transporter substrate binding protein gives MYRRQLLRAAACTALAAFTLASQAAWPDNPIKIIVPFGAGGNTDILARMVAQQLGEEINQPVIVENKPGAGSMLGSLAAARSPADGYTLLLGGVATVLNEVTYKKPLVDMRKELVPVSLLATVPNYLAVNPKLPVSNTIELIELLRSSPGKYSCANSGVGTSTYLSCILFRDMAKVDMVLVPYKSGVQALSDVIGGSATMVMVNESLPYIRQGQLKGLAVTSAERSPLTPNLPPIADTVPGYDVTSWYAIFAPAGTPDAIVQKVDRMVRKVMTSKVSKDKLDSLGAVAATMDQKQFAVFVDKELDRWGKIIRPLNLQLD, from the coding sequence ATGTACAGACGCCAGCTACTGCGTGCGGCCGCGTGTACCGCGCTCGCAGCTTTCACTCTAGCCAGCCAGGCAGCTTGGCCGGACAACCCGATCAAGATCATCGTTCCCTTCGGTGCGGGTGGAAACACTGACATCCTGGCGCGCATGGTAGCGCAGCAGTTGGGCGAAGAGATTAACCAACCTGTCATCGTGGAGAACAAGCCCGGCGCTGGCAGCATGCTGGGCTCGCTGGCGGCGGCCCGATCGCCGGCCGACGGCTATACCTTATTACTTGGCGGCGTGGCGACGGTCCTGAATGAAGTCACCTATAAGAAGCCGCTGGTCGATATGCGCAAGGAGCTGGTGCCAGTCTCCTTGCTGGCCACGGTGCCCAATTATCTAGCCGTCAACCCCAAGCTGCCGGTCTCCAACACCATAGAACTGATCGAGCTGTTGCGGTCCAGTCCGGGCAAGTACAGTTGCGCCAATTCCGGAGTGGGGACCAGCACGTATTTGTCGTGCATCCTGTTTCGCGACATGGCCAAGGTCGACATGGTGCTGGTGCCCTACAAAAGCGGGGTACAGGCGCTGAGCGACGTGATCGGCGGCAGCGCCACGATGGTGATGGTCAATGAATCGCTGCCTTATATCCGCCAGGGCCAACTGAAGGGGCTCGCTGTGACATCGGCCGAGCGCTCGCCATTGACTCCGAACCTGCCGCCGATCGCCGACACGGTCCCGGGCTATGACGTGACGTCGTGGTACGCGATTTTCGCCCCTGCCGGCACGCCCGACGCGATCGTCCAGAAAGTCGACCGGATGGTTCGCAAGGTCATGACGTCCAAGGTTTCCAAGGACAAGTTGGACAGCCTGGGAGCCGTTGCCGCCACCATGGACCAGAAGCAATTCGCGGTGTTCGTGGACAAAGAACTCGACCGGTGGGGCAAGATCATCCGGCCGTTGAACCTGCAACTGGACTAA
- a CDS encoding rhodanese-like domain-containing protein: protein MSQSSVASVGMRSKKDQPQPAAVTASELKQLIAGESELALLDVRETGAFSARHIFYSISLPLSHMEQRAAALVPRKATPIVLVDAGDEQKLAERAAALLSACGYTDITLLKDGLRGWEQAGYQFFSGVFVPNKAFGEYIEHQYDTPCIDAALLQQWKQEGKDIIILDSRPYEEFRQFSLPGGINCPGAELVYRAFSMAHNPDTTIVVNCAGRTRGIIGAQSLINAGISNRVVTLKNGTAGWYLNGGKLREGSSDVAPPPTAEGLARAIAASERVARRFGVREIDGNELERLRADKDRTLFLLDVRSPDEYAAGHVPGSRSAPGGQLIQSTEHYAGVLRARLVLVDDNRVRARMTASWLVQMGWKDVYVLAEGLSAASCLERGPERAARLRDAPREENEMGVAEAYEIWRSGDAVILDFGNSLSYRRGHIPGAWFAVRSRIRASLPGVSDGRRIIVTSDDGSLAYYAAQDLRAVGAREVYVLRGGTAAWEQAGLALEQGFEHMADDNDDVWYGPYDFDDRAGAMQAYLSWEVGLVAQLEKEDAAFLPASK, encoded by the coding sequence ATGAGTCAATCCAGTGTTGCGTCAGTTGGGATGCGGTCGAAGAAGGACCAGCCACAGCCGGCCGCCGTTACGGCGAGCGAACTCAAGCAGCTCATCGCGGGCGAATCGGAGCTTGCGCTGCTGGATGTGCGGGAAACCGGTGCGTTTTCAGCTCGGCATATTTTCTATTCGATATCGCTTCCGCTGAGCCACATGGAGCAGCGAGCCGCGGCGCTGGTTCCACGCAAGGCGACGCCGATTGTGCTGGTGGACGCAGGCGACGAGCAAAAACTGGCCGAACGCGCTGCCGCCCTGTTGAGCGCTTGCGGCTACACGGACATAACGTTGCTGAAGGACGGGCTGCGCGGCTGGGAACAGGCAGGCTACCAATTTTTCTCCGGGGTTTTTGTGCCGAACAAGGCGTTCGGGGAGTACATAGAACATCAGTACGACACGCCCTGCATCGACGCGGCCCTATTGCAGCAATGGAAGCAGGAGGGCAAGGACATCATCATTCTCGACAGCCGGCCCTATGAAGAGTTCCGGCAGTTCAGCCTGCCGGGCGGCATCAACTGCCCGGGCGCGGAGCTGGTCTATCGGGCATTCAGCATGGCGCATAACCCCGATACCACGATCGTCGTCAATTGCGCCGGGCGCACGCGCGGTATCATCGGCGCGCAATCGCTGATCAACGCCGGCATTTCCAACCGCGTGGTTACGCTGAAAAACGGGACTGCCGGCTGGTACCTGAATGGCGGGAAATTGCGCGAAGGCTCCAGCGATGTTGCCCCCCCGCCCACAGCGGAGGGCCTGGCGCGTGCCATCGCCGCATCGGAGCGGGTGGCTCGGCGTTTCGGCGTGCGGGAAATCGACGGCAATGAACTGGAAAGGCTGCGTGCCGACAAGGACCGCACGCTTTTCCTGTTGGATGTACGGTCGCCGGACGAATACGCCGCGGGCCACGTTCCCGGTTCTCGCAGCGCGCCTGGCGGTCAGCTCATACAGTCCACCGAGCACTACGCGGGCGTGCTGCGCGCGCGTCTCGTGCTAGTGGATGACAATCGCGTACGCGCCCGGATGACAGCGTCATGGCTTGTCCAAATGGGCTGGAAGGACGTCTATGTCCTGGCGGAAGGCCTGAGCGCCGCATCCTGCCTCGAACGTGGGCCCGAACGCGCTGCGCGGCTGCGCGACGCGCCGCGCGAAGAGAACGAAATGGGGGTTGCCGAGGCCTACGAGATCTGGCGATCGGGCGACGCCGTCATCCTCGACTTCGGCAATAGCCTGTCGTATCGCCGCGGCCATATCCCGGGGGCGTGGTTCGCCGTTCGATCGCGTATCCGCGCGTCATTGCCAGGCGTGTCGGACGGACGACGCATCATCGTGACGTCGGATGACGGCAGCCTGGCCTACTATGCAGCGCAAGATCTGCGTGCCGTCGGCGCGCGCGAGGTGTATGTGCTGCGCGGCGGTACGGCCGCCTGGGAGCAGGCGGGCCTTGCACTGGAGCAGGGGTTCGAACACATGGCCGACGACAACGACGACGTGTGGTACGGTCCCTACGATTTCGACGACCGGGCCGGCGCGATGCAGGCGTATCTGTCATGGGAAGTGGGCCTGGTCGCGCAGCTCGAGAAAGAGGACGCCGCGTTCCTGCCCGCGAGCAAATAG